DNA sequence from the Bacillus pumilus genome:
CTTGTTCTCATTGGCGGAGATCCTGGGATTGGGAAGTCCACATTATTATTACAAGTATCAGCACAGCTCTCAGACAAAAATCAGAATGTATTATACATATCTGGTGAGGAGTCCATTAAACAAACGAAGCTAAGAGCGGACCGCCTTGGCATAAAAAGCACCTCTTTACATGTTTTGGCTGAAACCGATATGGAGTATATAACGTCTGCTATACAAGAGATGAAACCCGCTTTTGTCGTGGTGGATTCGATTCAAACCGTTTATCAAAGCGATATTACGTCAGCTCCTGGGTCTGTATCTCAAGTGAGAGAATGTACAGCACAGCTGATGAAAATTGCCAAGACAAATGGGATTCCAATATTTATCGTTGGTCACGTGACCAAAGAAGGCTCGATCGCAGGTCCACGCCTTTTAGAGCATATGGTGGACACGGTTCTTTATTTTGAGGGCGAGCGTCATCATACGTTTCGTATCTTGCGTGCGGTGAAAAATCGATTTGGTTCGACGAATGAACTAGGGATTTTTGAAATGAGAGAGGAAGGGCTCACGGAAGTATTAAACCCATCCGAAATTTTCTTAGAAGAACGTTCGGCAGGTGTATCTGGTTCGTGTGTTGTTGCCTCAATGGAAGGAACAAGACCTGTTCTTGTCGAGATACAAGCATTAATTTCACCGACAAGCTTTGGGAATCCGCGCAGAATGGCCACTGGTCTTGATCATAATCGAGTGTCACTGCTCATGGCGGTTTTAGAAAAACGTGTCGGACTGCTGCTGCAAAACCAAGATGCGTATTTAAAGGTCGCAGGCGGTGTGAAGCTTGACGAACCGGCGATTGACTTGGCCATTGCGGTCAGTATTGCATCAAGCTTTAAAGACGCAGCGCCGCATCAAGCGGATTGTTTTATAGGAGAGGTCGGTCTGACGGGAGAAGTCAGAAGAGTATCAAGAATTGAACAGCGTGTGCAGGAAGCTGCGAAACTTGGATTTAAGCGAATGTTTATTCCTCAGGCGAATATAGATGGATGGAAAAAGCCGAGAGGGATTGAGTTAGTCGGTGTAGAAAATGTAGCGGAGGCACTTCGAATTTCACTAGGGGGATCATAGAAATGGAAAAAGAGAAAAAAGGAGCGAAAGAACTCGATCTCTTAGATATCGTACAGTTTGTGGCACCAGGGACACCTCTTCGGGCTGGGATTGAAAATGTCCTGAGGGCAAATACTGGCGGGCTTATTGTTGTTGGTTATAACGACAAAGTAAAGAGTGTTGTAGATGGAGGGTTTCATATTAACTCTGCCTTCTCCCCAGCACATTTATATGAATTGGCTAAGATGGACGGGGCCATTATTTTAAGCGATTCTGGTCAAAAGATCTTGTATGCGAATACACAGCTCATGCCAGATGCAACGATCCATTCATCGGAAACAGGCATGAGGCACCGTACAGCTGAACGTGTAGCGAAGCAGACAGGCTGCTTAATCATTGCGATATCTGAACGGAGGAACGTCATTACCTTATACCAAGGGAATCGTCGTTATACGCTGAAAGATATTGGCTTTATTTTAACGAAGGCCAACCAAGCGATACAAACACTTGAGAAATATAAAACCATTTTAGATCACGCCATTTCTACGCTAAGTGCCCTAGAATTTGAAGAGCTTGTGACCTTTGGTGATGTATTATCCGTGCTCCATCGTTACGAGATGGTGCTCAGAATCAAAAATGAAATCAATATGTATATCAAAGAGCTCGGAACAGAAGGGCATTTGATCCGTCTGCAAGTCAATGAACTGATTACAGATATGGAGCAGGAAGCGGCTTTATTTATTAAAGATTACGTGAAAGAAAAGATTAAAGATCCATATGTTCTGCTTAAGCAGCTCCAAGATATGTCGAGCTTTGAGCTTTTAGATGATTCCATTCTGTACAAGTTACTTGGCTATCCAGTTTCTACAAATATTGACGAATATGTGTACACAAGAGGTTACAGACTGCTTCACAAAATCCCTAGACTGCCTATGCCAATCGTCGAAAACGTGGTTGAAGCGTTCGGTGTGTTAGATCGAATTATGGAAGCGGATGTACAAGATTTGGATGAAGTAGAAGGAATTGGAGAAGTAAGAGCGAAAAAGATAAAAAAAGGATTAAAAAGGCTGCAAGAAAAACATTATATCGACCGGCAGCTGTAAGAAGAGAAATTTTTCTTAAACACGGTTAAAAATGGATGAATATGGGTATATTAATGATGCTTTTGTTTTCTATTGATCATGATAGGAAACTTAAACATATATCAATGTCAGGTGAGGGTGGATTGACAGATGAAAAATAAAGGAGGTGAAGGTATGTTAAAAAGAATCGTTCAGGCGTTTTTTATCATTTTTGGTGCAGTTGTAGGGATTTTTATCATTCCAGAGTTATTTCTGCTGTTAAATGTAAAGGACATACCTTTCATAACAAATGCTTACTCTTCAGCACTAATAGGAGCCGCTGTGTTCTTTATCATCGGCAAATGGTGCACAGGCTATGTGGTTAATTGGGTGAAATGGATCGAGGATTCTCTATTAAAAGCGCCTCTTCCTGATCTTATTTCTGGAAGTTTCGGATTAGTATTTGGACTTATTCTAGCATATCTTATTGTAAACGTGATCCCGCTAAACAATATCCCATATCATATTTTTGGTACCATTATTCCGATTTTCCTGGCTTTCTTTTTAGGATACCTTGGATTTCAGGTAGGCTTTAAGAAGAAGGATGAAATGATGGGGCTGTTCTCCCGATCTGCAAAGGTCACCAAGAAAAAAGGAGCAGCCGATGATGAACCTGAAATAGAAGATAAAAAGCTGAAAATTTTAGACACAAGTGTTATCATTGATGGAAGAATCGCAGATATTTGTCAAACTGGATTCTTAGAAGGCGTCATGGTCATTCCTCAATTTGTGCTCGAGGAATTACAGCATATTGCAGACTCTTCTGATGTATTAAAGAGAAATAGAGGCCGAAGAGGTCTTGATATTTTAAATCGTATTCAAAAAGAATTAGATATCAAAGTTGAAATTTACGAAGGTGACTTTGAAGACATTCAAGAGGTTGATAGCAAGCTTGTGAAGCTCGCTAAATTAACTTCAGGTGTTGTTGTGACAAATGATTTTAATTTAAATAAAGTATGCGAACTTCAAAAAGTAGCAGTGTTAAACATCAATGATCTAGCCAATGCGGTGAAACCGGTTGTGCTGCCTGGGGAAGAAATGAAGGTACAGGTCATTAAAGATGGGAAAGAGCATAACCAAGGTGTTGCTTACTTAGATGACGGTACGATGATTGTGGTCGAAGAAGGACGCAATTACATTGGAAAAGACATCGATGTGCTCGTCACAAGTGTGCTGCAGACTGCTGCTGGAAGAATGATTTTTGCGAAGCCAAAACTTCTGGAGAAGGCGCTCTAAAGGGAGAACGAACATGTATTATGAAGTAGTTATTCCGGCTGCGGGGCAGGGGAAACGAATGAAGGCCGGCCGCAATAAGCTTTTTATTGAGCTGAAAAGAATGCCGGTCATTATTCATACACTAAAGGTGTTTGACGCTCATGCTCAATGCAAAC
Encoded proteins:
- the radA gene encoding DNA repair protein RadA, which translates into the protein MAKTKSKFICQSCGYESAKWMGKCPGCGTWNSMTEEVVRKEPANRRSAFNHSVQTIQKPSPISAIETSDEPRIKTNLEEFNRVLGSGIVKGSLVLIGGDPGIGKSTLLLQVSAQLSDKNQNVLYISGEESIKQTKLRADRLGIKSTSLHVLAETDMEYITSAIQEMKPAFVVVDSIQTVYQSDITSAPGSVSQVRECTAQLMKIAKTNGIPIFIVGHVTKEGSIAGPRLLEHMVDTVLYFEGERHHTFRILRAVKNRFGSTNELGIFEMREEGLTEVLNPSEIFLEERSAGVSGSCVVASMEGTRPVLVEIQALISPTSFGNPRRMATGLDHNRVSLLMAVLEKRVGLLLQNQDAYLKVAGGVKLDEPAIDLAIAVSIASSFKDAAPHQADCFIGEVGLTGEVRRVSRIEQRVQEAAKLGFKRMFIPQANIDGWKKPRGIELVGVENVAEALRISLGGS
- the disA gene encoding DNA integrity scanning diadenylate cyclase DisA → MEKEKKGAKELDLLDIVQFVAPGTPLRAGIENVLRANTGGLIVVGYNDKVKSVVDGGFHINSAFSPAHLYELAKMDGAIILSDSGQKILYANTQLMPDATIHSSETGMRHRTAERVAKQTGCLIIAISERRNVITLYQGNRRYTLKDIGFILTKANQAIQTLEKYKTILDHAISTLSALEFEELVTFGDVLSVLHRYEMVLRIKNEINMYIKELGTEGHLIRLQVNELITDMEQEAALFIKDYVKEKIKDPYVLLKQLQDMSSFELLDDSILYKLLGYPVSTNIDEYVYTRGYRLLHKIPRLPMPIVENVVEAFGVLDRIMEADVQDLDEVEGIGEVRAKKIKKGLKRLQEKHYIDRQL
- a CDS encoding PIN/TRAM domain-containing protein, translating into MLKRIVQAFFIIFGAVVGIFIIPELFLLLNVKDIPFITNAYSSALIGAAVFFIIGKWCTGYVVNWVKWIEDSLLKAPLPDLISGSFGLVFGLILAYLIVNVIPLNNIPYHIFGTIIPIFLAFFLGYLGFQVGFKKKDEMMGLFSRSAKVTKKKGAADDEPEIEDKKLKILDTSVIIDGRIADICQTGFLEGVMVIPQFVLEELQHIADSSDVLKRNRGRRGLDILNRIQKELDIKVEIYEGDFEDIQEVDSKLVKLAKLTSGVVVTNDFNLNKVCELQKVAVLNINDLANAVKPVVLPGEEMKVQVIKDGKEHNQGVAYLDDGTMIVVEEGRNYIGKDIDVLVTSVLQTAAGRMIFAKPKLLEKAL